One genomic window of Ziziphus jujuba cultivar Dongzao chromosome 4, ASM3175591v1 includes the following:
- the LOC132803618 gene encoding uncharacterized protein LOC132803618 — MLQDADINKGRAHSFGNPIGANKVITSVLTSEQLEKYRQTCFGHLLDMKNLRFSGQLVHHLLCGQVESNNPEVLEFNFGGSAVRFTKWEFALISGLKFCRYPSMYDLQISKGNELRTRLLDDRSDLKPPELE, encoded by the coding sequence atgttgcaggatgccgatataaataaaggtagggcacattcattcgggaatccaataggggcgaacaaagtaattacaagtgtcctcacaagtgagcagctcgaaaagtatagacaaacatgttttggacacttacttgacatgaagaacctccggttctctggtcagttagtgcatcacctgctttgcgGACAAGTTgagtccaacaatccagaagtactggagtttaacttcggcggatctgcagtgcggtttacgaagtgggaattcgcactcattagtgggttaaagttttgtaggtacccttcgatgtatgatttgcaaatttccaaaggaaatgagctgcgcacgaggttgctagatgacaggagtgacttgaaaccgcccgaactggaatga
- the LOC125418247 gene encoding uncharacterized protein LOC125418247: MDGGLLTLVQLPNPNSQLPKPPLFHFHFFLYGFYNEPFILSNSHSELAHFSPFTGGGELPSYQCTSPDESDQIQLNAPTNKEAMVSKKKKLLIRIMPSSRERLKPIMGSKKKGRERDKPTVDLIFTWWRNCNHLDLGWEAVVQSLNDPSIDLSERPLMDMGDGASAWSNFNRWSCVTIWKMLLNMTWRVLSNKIQREELKPGDHIYTWRHSYSYAHHGIYIGDGKVIHFTRGGGKDRIIFSSSPSYPSRSTCVINSDHSRLDRVVTTSLDDFLLGGKLYRFEYGVNIALFIAKTRGGTCTRAPSAPLEVVKCRLSDSLKIGFGDYHLFKNNCEDFAIYCKTGFKVADYNFTIGRSGQAASFVVAISAFICSIMRSPAVRITGLHFVIGYGIYSACRLASDVRVCRSVCEAADERLAEEESYGNFRCPVSVKFNSAFLIPKHLAPHLLLVAIWWICCGVLQWTTECISFRLGWFIWTSMLCQLLFVPFDPENKKNC, encoded by the exons ATGGACGGTGGCTTACTGACACTAGTCCAACTCCCAAATCCCAACTCCCAACTCCCAAAACCACCGCTATtccatttccatttctttttatatggtttttataACGAGCCATTCATTCTCTCTAATTCTCACTCTGAACTCGCTCATTTCTCACCCTTTACTGGCGGCGGAGAGCTCCCCTCATATCAGTGCACATCACCAGACGAATCCGACCAAATCCAACTCAACGCACCGACAAACAAGGAAGCGATGGtgtcgaagaagaagaagcttctGATTCGGATAATGCCGTCAAGCAGGGAGCGGCTCAAGCCCATCATGGGTTCGAAGAAGAAAGGCAGGGAGCGGGACAAGCCCACCGTGGATCTCATTTTCACTTGGTGGCGCAACTGTAACCACTTAGATCTTG GTTGGGAAGCTGTGGTGCAATCCCTCAATGATCCATCCATTGATTTATCAG AGAGACCTCTTATGGACATGGGAGATGGTGCATCTGCATGGAGCAACTTCAATCGCTGGAGCTGTGTGACAATCTGGAAGATGCTGTTGAACATGACCTGGAGGGTGCTGTCAAACAAGATCCAGAGGGAGGAACTGAAGCCCGGGGATCACATCTACACATGGAGGCATAGCTATAGCTATGCCCATCACG GGATATATATCGGTGACGGAAAGGTTATACACTTCACACGAGGAGGAGGAAAAGATCGTATTATATTCAGCTCGTCTCCATCCTATCCTTCAAGAAGTACTTGTGTGATAAACAGTGACCACTCAAGGCTTGATCGTGTGGTTACTACCAGCTTAGATGATTTTCTTTTGGGTGGAAAACTTTATCGATTTGAATATGGTGTTAATATAGCTCTCTTCATTGCCAAAACTCGAGGAGGTACATGTACCCGTGCCCCTAGTGCTCCTCTTGAAGTTGTCAAGTGCCGTTTGTCGGACTCCCTCAAGATTGGCTTTGGTGACTACCACCTTTTTAAAAACAACTGTGAAgattttgcaatatattgcaaaacagGCTTTAAAGTGGCAGACTACAATTTTACTATTGGCAGGAGTGGACAGGCAGCATCATTTGTTGTTGCCATATCTGCTTTCATTTGTTCTATAATGCGATCCCCGGCCGTTAGAATTACTGGTCTGCATTTTGTTATTGGTTATGGCATTTACTCTGCCTGTAGATTGGCTTCGGATGTCAGAGTTTGTCGTAGTGTTTGTGAAGCTGCAGATGAGAGATTGGCTGAAGAAGAGAGCTATGGTAATTTTAGGTGTCCCGTTAGTGTTAAATTTAACTCCGCATTTCTGATTCCGAAACATCTTGCACCTCATCTTCTGCTGGTTGCAATTTGGTGGATTTGTTGTGGTGTATTGCAGTGGACTACAGAGTGTATAAGTTTTCGACTCGGCTGGTTTATATGGACTTCTATGTTGTGCCAGCTGCTCTTTGTTCCCTTTGATccggaaaacaagaaaaattgtTAG